Proteins from a single region of Starkeya sp. ORNL1:
- a CDS encoding aldolase/citrate lyase family protein — protein MVDAGQAGPLSLGQRLRSETVFAFWSVVPNQHLVEAVTRSGYGGIVIDAQHGLHDFASIERLVPSIVSCGANALVRLPLGDLALGARALDVGCAAVIVPMVNTTDEAKAAVAAMKYPPMGARSYGPLRGLAYSGLERTDYVHRANHITTLFAMVETETALRNLDAIAAVEGIDGLFVGPNDLAVSLTRGHNADPANPLVMQAVEKVRLQCVRRGKIAGIYANTPELARDYAGRGYRLVAMGNEISLAATAAAAALSAARANVTG, from the coding sequence ATGGTCGATGCCGGGCAGGCCGGGCCGCTTTCCCTTGGCCAGCGGCTCCGCTCGGAGACCGTTTTCGCCTTCTGGTCGGTGGTGCCGAACCAGCACCTTGTCGAGGCGGTGACGCGAAGCGGCTATGGCGGCATCGTGATCGATGCCCAGCATGGCCTGCACGATTTCGCCAGCATCGAGCGCCTGGTGCCGTCCATCGTCTCCTGCGGAGCGAATGCGCTGGTGCGCCTGCCGCTCGGCGACCTCGCGCTCGGCGCCCGCGCGCTCGATGTCGGTTGCGCCGCGGTGATCGTGCCGATGGTGAACACCACCGACGAGGCCAAGGCCGCCGTTGCCGCGATGAAGTATCCGCCGATGGGCGCGCGGAGCTATGGTCCGTTGCGCGGGCTCGCCTATTCCGGGCTGGAGCGCACGGACTATGTCCATCGCGCCAATCACATCACGACGCTGTTCGCCATGGTCGAGACCGAGACCGCGCTGCGCAACCTCGATGCCATCGCCGCGGTGGAGGGCATAGACGGCCTGTTCGTCGGGCCGAACGATCTCGCGGTTTCGCTGACCCGCGGACACAATGCCGATCCCGCCAACCCGCTGGTCATGCAGGCGGTGGAGAAGGTGCGGCTGCAATGCGTGCGGCGCGGCAAGATCGCCGGCATCTATGCCAATACGCCGGAACTCGCCCGCGACTATGCCGGCCGCGGCTATCGGCTGGTCGCCATGGGCAATGAGATCAGCCTCGCCGCCACGGCCGCGGCCGCCGCGCTGTCGGCTGCCCGCGCAAACGTGACCGGCTGA
- the purQ gene encoding phosphoribosylformylglycinamidine synthase subunit PurQ: MKSAVLLFPGSNREGDAARAIELVTGKKSSIVWHGDNELPAGTDLVVIPGGFSYGDYLRCGAIAARANIMEAVRAHAARGGLVLGICNGFQILCESGLLPGVLVRNARLRFICREALLRVERTDTPYTRRYSKGALVHFPVAHGEGNYTADVETLKRLEGDGRVVFRYVTPAGQRDDEQVLNGAANSIAGIVSEKLNVLGLMPHPENHTDPVVGPTDGRPLFESIAGVLERA, encoded by the coding sequence ATGAAATCAGCCGTCCTGCTCTTCCCCGGCTCCAATCGCGAAGGCGACGCCGCACGCGCCATCGAGCTCGTCACCGGGAAAAAGTCGTCCATCGTCTGGCACGGTGACAACGAGCTGCCCGCCGGCACCGATCTCGTGGTGATTCCCGGCGGCTTCTCCTATGGCGACTATCTGCGCTGCGGAGCCATCGCCGCCCGCGCCAACATCATGGAGGCGGTGCGCGCCCATGCCGCCCGCGGCGGCCTGGTGCTGGGCATATGCAACGGCTTCCAGATCCTGTGCGAGAGCGGGCTGCTGCCCGGCGTGCTGGTGCGCAATGCCCGCCTGCGCTTCATCTGCCGCGAGGCGCTGCTGCGCGTCGAGCGCACCGACACCCCGTATACAAGGCGCTATTCCAAGGGCGCGCTGGTGCATTTCCCGGTGGCCCATGGCGAGGGCAACTACACCGCCGACGTCGAGACCTTGAAGCGGCTCGAAGGCGATGGCCGCGTGGTGTTCCGCTATGTGACGCCGGCCGGGCAGCGCGATGACGAGCAGGTGCTCAACGGCGCCGCCAATTCCATCGCCGGCATCGTCTCCGAGAAGCTGAACGTGCTCGGCCTGATGCCGCACCCCGAGAACCATACCGACCCGGTCGTCGGCCCGACGGACGGGCGCCCGTTGTTCGAGAGCATTGCCGGCGTGCTGGAGCGCGCGTGA
- the purS gene encoding phosphoribosylformylglycinamidine synthase subunit PurS, with the protein MKARVLVTLKSAVLDPQGKAIEGALRSLGVPGIASVRQGKVFDVELDGGDPAKAEATLKDACEKLLANTVIETYRIEVVG; encoded by the coding sequence ATGAAGGCGCGCGTCCTCGTCACCCTGAAATCCGCGGTTCTCGATCCGCAGGGCAAGGCGATCGAAGGCGCCCTGCGCTCGCTCGGCGTGCCCGGCATCGCCAGCGTCCGGCAGGGCAAGGTGTTCGACGTCGAACTCGACGGCGGCGATCCGGCCAAGGCTGAGGCGACGCTGAAGGACGCCTGCGAGAAGCTGCTCGCCAACACCGTGATAGAGACCTACCGCATCGAAGTCGTAGGCTGA
- the rpe gene encoding ribulose-phosphate 3-epimerase, with amino-acid sequence MTSSPPRPLLIAPSILASDFARFGDEVKAVDAAGADWIHVDVMDGHFVPNISFGPEVVRAIRPLTDKPLDVHLMIAPADPYLEAFAHAGADHISVHAEAGPHLHRSLQAIRALGKKAGVAINPATPAEAIEYVLEIVDIVLVMTVNPGFGGQAFLAPMMDKVRRIRSMIGDRPIDIIIDGGVARDTAAACVEAGGNVLVAGSAVFKGGASAYASNIEAIRTAAARARGELV; translated from the coding sequence ATGACCTCATCGCCCCCTCGCCCGCTCCTGATCGCTCCCTCGATCCTCGCCAGCGACTTTGCCCGCTTCGGCGACGAGGTGAAGGCCGTCGATGCCGCGGGCGCCGACTGGATCCATGTCGATGTCATGGACGGGCATTTCGTGCCGAACATCTCCTTCGGCCCCGAAGTGGTGCGCGCGATCCGCCCGCTCACCGACAAGCCGCTCGACGTGCATCTGATGATTGCCCCGGCTGATCCCTATCTCGAAGCCTTCGCCCATGCCGGCGCCGACCATATCAGCGTCCATGCCGAGGCCGGCCCGCATCTGCACCGCTCGCTGCAGGCGATCCGCGCGCTCGGCAAGAAGGCGGGTGTCGCCATCAATCCGGCAACGCCGGCCGAGGCGATCGAATACGTGCTGGAGATCGTCGACATCGTGCTGGTGATGACGGTCAATCCCGGCTTCGGCGGCCAGGCTTTTCTCGCGCCGATGATGGACAAGGTGCGCCGCATCCGCTCGATGATCGGCGACCGCCCGATCGACATCATCATCGATGGCGGCGTCGCCCGTGACACCGCGGCGGCCTGCGTCGAGGCCGGCGGCAATGTGCTGGTCGCCGGCTCCGCCGTCTTCAAGGGCGGCGCCTCCGCCTACGCGTCGAACATCGAGGCGATCCGCACCGCAGCGGCGCGCGCGCGCGGGGAATTGGTCTGA
- a CDS encoding DUF1476 domain-containing protein, which produces MSTFDKREEGFESKFAHDETLRFKANARRNKALGLWAAEKLGLDGDAAVAYAKTVVESDFDEAGDHDVYRKVKADLDAKGVDVSEHRLRRTMDDLMTEAIASIKSEG; this is translated from the coding sequence ATGAGCACGTTCGACAAGCGCGAAGAAGGGTTTGAATCCAAATTCGCCCACGACGAGACGCTGCGCTTCAAGGCCAATGCGCGCCGCAACAAGGCGCTCGGGCTATGGGCGGCCGAGAAGCTCGGGCTCGATGGCGATGCGGCCGTCGCCTATGCCAAGACCGTGGTCGAATCGGATTTCGACGAGGCTGGCGACCATGACGTCTACCGCAAGGTGAAGGCCGATCTGGACGCCAAGGGCGTCGATGTGTCCGAGCACCGGCTGCGCCGCACCATGGACGATCTGATGACCGAGGCCATCGCCTCGATCAAGTCCGAGGGCTGA
- a CDS encoding SH3 domain-containing protein: protein MAWTATTTTAANVRSGPGTGYAVITTLPAGSVIDVSSCPGSWCQTQEGFIAASLLAQGGGGTRVVVQPYADNYYGDDYYGDDFYDDGFYGGGWAGGGYWGPGWGPGRRWWWNNNRPPHWGGRPPHWGGKPPGGRPPQWGGGGRPPHWAGGGRPPNWVNRPGGGPRPGGWSGNRGPRMSYGGGGGQRFGGGGQMVYRPSGGGGFGGGGRMGGGGMGGGGGRFR, encoded by the coding sequence ATGGCCTGGACAGCCACGACCACGACCGCGGCGAATGTGCGCTCGGGTCCGGGAACCGGCTATGCCGTCATCACCACCTTGCCCGCGGGCTCCGTCATCGACGTCTCGTCGTGTCCCGGCAGCTGGTGCCAAACCCAGGAAGGCTTTATCGCCGCAAGCCTGCTCGCGCAGGGCGGCGGCGGGACCCGGGTCGTGGTGCAGCCCTATGCTGACAACTACTATGGCGACGACTATTACGGCGACGATTTTTACGACGACGGCTTCTATGGCGGTGGCTGGGCCGGTGGGGGCTATTGGGGCCCCGGCTGGGGACCAGGCCGTCGGTGGTGGTGGAACAATAACCGCCCGCCGCACTGGGGTGGCAGGCCGCCGCATTGGGGCGGCAAGCCCCCGGGCGGTAGGCCTCCGCAGTGGGGCGGTGGCGGCAGGCCTCCGCATTGGGCTGGTGGCGGCAGGCCGCCCAACTGGGTGAACCGGCCGGGCGGCGGTCCGAGGCCGGGCGGCTGGTCGGGCAACCGCGGGCCGCGGATGAGCTATGGCGGGGGAGGCGGCCAGCGCTTCGGTGGCGGTGGCCAGATGGTCTATCGGCCGAGCGGCGGCGGCGGCTTCGGCGGTGGTGGCCGCATGGGTGGCGGTGGCATGGGTGGCGGTGGCGGCCGGTTCCGCTGA
- a CDS encoding glycine betaine ABC transporter substrate-binding protein: MSTLTRFLRTATAAALTLGLAAGAAQAEKKDITIAYVEWSDAVVATNIVKTALEDKGYKVKIVPLSGAAMWQAVATGEADAMVAAWLPATHAAYNDKLKDKVENLGPNVTGAKIGWAVPTYVDITSIEDIKGKAAMFDGKVIGIDPGAGLMKASEKAVKEYGLPVKLVEGSDATMVAALKDAYSKKQPIVITTWTPHWMFATWDLKYLNDPKGVFGGEETVNTVVSKKLKAEAPEAYKILDNFALSLADEQKVMVDNEKPGANPAETAKAWVAANKDKVDAWSK; the protein is encoded by the coding sequence ATGTCGACGCTCACCCGCTTCCTGCGCACCGCCACGGCGGCCGCGCTCACCCTCGGCCTCGCCGCCGGCGCCGCGCAGGCCGAGAAGAAGGACATCACCATCGCCTATGTCGAATGGTCGGACGCCGTGGTGGCGACCAACATCGTCAAGACCGCGCTGGAGGACAAAGGCTACAAGGTGAAGATCGTGCCGCTCTCCGGCGCCGCCATGTGGCAGGCGGTGGCGACCGGCGAGGCCGACGCCATGGTCGCCGCCTGGCTGCCCGCCACCCACGCCGCCTACAATGACAAGCTGAAGGACAAGGTCGAGAATCTCGGTCCGAACGTCACCGGCGCCAAGATCGGCTGGGCGGTGCCGACCTATGTCGACATCACCTCGATCGAGGACATCAAGGGCAAGGCCGCGATGTTCGACGGCAAGGTCATCGGCATCGATCCTGGCGCCGGCCTGATGAAGGCGTCGGAGAAGGCCGTCAAGGAATACGGCCTGCCGGTGAAGCTGGTCGAAGGCTCGGACGCCACCATGGTGGCGGCGCTGAAGGATGCCTATTCCAAGAAGCAGCCCATCGTCATCACCACCTGGACCCCGCACTGGATGTTCGCGACCTGGGACCTGAAGTACCTCAACGATCCCAAGGGCGTGTTCGGCGGCGAGGAGACGGTGAACACCGTGGTCTCGAAGAAACTGAAGGCAGAGGCGCCCGAGGCGTACAAGATCCTCGACAATTTCGCCCTCTCGCTCGCCGACGAGCAGAAGGTGATGGTCGACAACGAGAAGCCCGGCGCCAACCCGGCCGAGACCGCGAAGGCCTGGGTCGCCGCCAACAAGGACAAGGTGGACGCCTGGTCGAAGTGA
- the rpsD gene encoding 30S ribosomal protein S4, whose product MSKRVSAKHKLDRRMGENIWGRPKSPINKREYGPGQHGQRRKGKLSDFGVQLRAKQKLKGYYASIGEKQFYAVYVEAARLKGDTGANLIGLLERRLDAVIYRAKFVPTVFAARQFVSHGHIKVNGRRVNIPSYQVKVGDVVEVKEASRQLVLVLEAVASGERDTPDYLEVDHSKMTAKFARIPELNEVPYPVVMEPNLVVEYYSR is encoded by the coding sequence ATGAGCAAGCGCGTCTCGGCGAAGCATAAACTCGATCGCCGCATGGGCGAGAACATTTGGGGCCGCCCGAAGAGCCCCATCAACAAGCGTGAATACGGCCCCGGCCAGCACGGCCAGCGCCGCAAGGGCAAGCTTTCCGACTTCGGCGTGCAGCTGCGCGCCAAGCAGAAGCTGAAGGGCTACTACGCCTCGATCGGCGAGAAGCAGTTCTATGCGGTCTATGTGGAAGCCGCGCGCCTGAAGGGCGACACCGGCGCCAACCTGATCGGCCTGCTGGAGCGTCGCCTCGACGCCGTCATCTACCGCGCCAAGTTCGTCCCGACCGTGTTCGCCGCTCGCCAGTTCGTGAGCCACGGCCACATCAAGGTGAACGGCCGCCGCGTCAACATCCCGAGCTACCAGGTCAAGGTCGGCGATGTGGTCGAGGTGAAGGAAGCGTCCCGCCAGCTGGTGCTGGTGCTGGAGGCGGTCGCCTCGGGCGAGCGCGACACTCCCGACTATCTCGAAGTCGACCACTCCAAGATGACGGCGAAGTTCGCCCGCATCCCGGAGCTCAACGAGGTGCCCTATCCGGTGGTGATGGAGCCCAACCTCGTCGTCGAATATTATTCGCGCTGA
- the purC gene encoding phosphoribosylaminoimidazolesuccinocarboxamide synthase: MDFLNRRYPPMSRRRRIYEGKAKVLYEGPEPGTLIQHFKDDATAFNNKKHDVIDGKGVLNNRISEYVFQKLNDIGVPTHFIRRLNMREQLIREVEIIPLEVVVRNVAAGSLSTRLGIEEGTQLPRSIIEFYYKNDQLNDPMVSEEHITAFGWATTQEIDDIIALAIRVNDFLSGLFLGVGIRLVDFKMECGRLWENDMMRIVVADEISPDSCRLWDIKSNDKLDKDRFRRDMGGLVEAYSEVARRLGIMSEGERPQGTGPVLVK, encoded by the coding sequence ATGGATTTCCTCAATCGACGGTACCCACCCATGAGCCGCCGCCGCCGCATTTACGAAGGTAAGGCGAAGGTCCTTTACGAAGGCCCCGAGCCCGGCACTTTGATTCAGCATTTCAAGGATGACGCCACCGCCTTCAATAACAAGAAACACGACGTCATTGACGGCAAGGGTGTGCTGAACAACCGCATCTCGGAATATGTATTCCAGAAGCTGAACGACATCGGCGTGCCGACTCACTTCATCCGCCGGCTGAACATGCGCGAGCAGCTCATCCGCGAGGTGGAGATCATCCCGCTCGAAGTCGTGGTGCGCAATGTCGCCGCAGGCTCGCTGTCGACCCGCCTCGGCATCGAGGAAGGCACCCAGCTGCCGCGCTCGATCATCGAATTCTATTACAAGAATGACCAGCTCAACGACCCGATGGTCTCGGAAGAGCACATCACCGCGTTCGGCTGGGCCACCACCCAGGAAATCGACGACATCATCGCCCTGGCGATTCGGGTCAACGACTTCCTGTCCGGCCTCTTCCTCGGCGTCGGCATCCGTCTCGTCGACTTCAAGATGGAATGCGGCCGGCTGTGGGAGAACGACATGATGCGCATCGTCGTCGCCGACGAGATCAGCCCGGATTCGTGCCGGCTGTGGGACATCAAGTCGAACGACAAGCTGGACAAGGACCGCTTCCGCCGCGACATGGGCGGCCTCGTCGAGGCCTATTCCGAAGTGGCGCGCCGGCTCGGCATCATGTCCGAGGGCGAGCGCCCGCAAGGCACCGGGCCGGTCCTCGTCAAATAG
- the grxD gene encoding Grx4 family monothiol glutaredoxin, whose translation MSIHDFIDSQVKSNDVVVFMKGTPQFPMCGFSGQVAQILNHLGVDFKGVNVLDSDEIRTGIKEYTNWPTIPQVFVKGEFVGGCDIIREMFQAGELQTLLEEKGVPVMGRATA comes from the coding sequence ATGAGCATCCATGATTTCATCGACAGCCAGGTGAAGAGCAACGACGTCGTCGTCTTCATGAAGGGTACGCCGCAATTCCCGATGTGCGGCTTCTCCGGCCAGGTCGCGCAGATCCTCAATCACCTCGGGGTCGACTTCAAGGGCGTCAACGTCCTAGATTCCGACGAGATCCGTACGGGCATCAAGGAATACACCAACTGGCCGACCATCCCGCAGGTGTTCGTGAAGGGTGAGTTCGTCGGCGGTTGCGACATCATCCGCGAGATGTTCCAGGCCGGCGAGCTGCAGACCCTGCTCGAGGAAAAGGGCGTGCCGGTGATGGGCCGCGCCACCGCCTGA
- a CDS encoding BolA family transcriptional regulator, producing MAMEAAEIERLIREGLPGADVSIRDLAGDGNHYSATVVSESFRGKSRVQQHQMVYAALQGHMGGILHALALQTTVPE from the coding sequence ATGGCGATGGAAGCGGCGGAAATCGAACGGCTGATTCGGGAAGGTCTTCCCGGGGCGGATGTGTCGATCCGCGATCTCGCCGGTGACGGCAATCATTATTCCGCGACCGTGGTGTCCGAGAGTTTCCGCGGCAAGAGCCGGGTGCAGCAGCACCAGATGGTTTATGCGGCGCTGCAGGGCCATATGGGCGGCATCTTGCACGCGCTGGCATTGCAGACGACTGTACCGGAATGA
- the purL gene encoding phosphoribosylformylglycinamidine synthase subunit PurL: protein MIPNEPKITPELVAEHGLKPDEYERILQLIGREPSITELGIFSAMWNEHCSYKSSRLHLRGLPTKAPWVIQGPGENAGVIDIGDGLAAVFKMESHNHPSYIEPYQGAGTGVGGILRDVFTMGARPIACLNALRFGDPTHPRTRHLVGGVVAGIGGYGNSFGVPTVGGLVGFHTRYDGNCLVNAMAVGLARADSIFYAKASGVGLPVVYLGSKTGRDGIHGATMASAEFGEGAEEKRPTVQVGDPFAEKLLLEACLEIMAAGCVVAIQDMGAAGLTCSAVEMGAKGDLGIELNLDNVPCREEGMSAYEMMLSESQERMLMVIAPGKEEQAEAIFRKWGLDFAIVGYTTDNLRFVVKHKGETVADLPIKELGDEAPLYDRPHVPTPKKAPIDAAALDITATVHGALERLVGSPDFASKRWVWEQYDHIILNNTVQRPGGDAAVVRIENGPKALAMATDVTPRYCEADPFEGGKQAVAEVWRNITAVGAKPLALTDNLNFGNPEKPEIMGQLVGCIKGIAEAARELDFPVVSGNVSLYNETNGRAILPTPTIGGVGVLDDIEQMATLAFKDTGEVIFVIGETTGWLGQSAFLTEILDREDGAPPPVDLAKERKHGEFVRGLIADGLVTAVHDVSDGGLLVAVAEMAMASGIGASLVAPPADIRAHAYWFGEDQARYIVTTGSKSAVLKRAEAAGIPIAKLGVTGGDRLNLPGERPIIVEALRERHEAWLPIYMGAGRM, encoded by the coding sequence ATGATCCCCAACGAACCGAAGATCACGCCCGAGCTCGTCGCCGAGCATGGCCTGAAGCCGGATGAATATGAGCGCATCCTGCAGCTCATTGGCCGCGAGCCGTCGATCACCGAGCTCGGCATCTTCTCGGCGATGTGGAACGAGCACTGTTCCTACAAGTCCTCGCGCCTGCATCTGCGCGGCCTTCCGACCAAGGCGCCGTGGGTGATCCAGGGCCCGGGCGAGAATGCCGGCGTCATCGACATCGGCGACGGCCTCGCCGCCGTCTTCAAGATGGAGAGCCACAACCACCCCTCCTATATCGAGCCCTATCAGGGCGCGGGGACCGGGGTCGGCGGCATTCTGCGCGACGTCTTCACCATGGGGGCGCGCCCCATCGCCTGCCTGAACGCGCTGCGCTTCGGCGATCCGACCCATCCGCGCACCCGCCATCTGGTCGGTGGCGTGGTCGCCGGCATCGGCGGCTACGGCAATTCCTTCGGCGTGCCGACCGTTGGCGGCCTCGTCGGCTTCCACACCCGCTATGACGGCAATTGCCTGGTCAACGCCATGGCGGTCGGCCTCGCCCGGGCGGACTCCATCTTCTATGCGAAGGCCAGCGGCGTCGGCCTGCCCGTGGTCTATCTCGGCTCCAAGACCGGCCGCGACGGCATCCACGGCGCCACGATGGCGTCCGCGGAATTCGGCGAGGGTGCCGAGGAGAAGCGCCCGACCGTGCAGGTCGGCGATCCCTTTGCCGAGAAGCTGCTGCTGGAAGCCTGCCTCGAGATCATGGCGGCCGGCTGCGTCGTCGCCATCCAGGACATGGGCGCGGCCGGGCTCACCTGCTCGGCGGTGGAGATGGGTGCCAAGGGCGACCTCGGGATCGAGCTGAACCTCGACAATGTGCCCTGCCGCGAAGAAGGCATGAGCGCCTATGAGATGATGCTGTCGGAGAGCCAGGAGCGCATGCTCATGGTGATCGCGCCGGGCAAGGAAGAGCAGGCCGAGGCCATCTTCCGCAAATGGGGGCTCGACTTCGCCATTGTCGGCTACACCACCGACAATCTGCGCTTCGTGGTGAAGCACAAGGGCGAGACCGTCGCCGACCTGCCGATCAAGGAGCTAGGCGACGAGGCCCCGCTCTATGACCGCCCGCACGTGCCGACGCCGAAGAAGGCGCCGATCGACGCCGCCGCGCTCGACATCACCGCCACCGTGCACGGCGCGCTGGAGCGCCTCGTCGGCTCGCCGGACTTCGCCTCCAAGCGCTGGGTGTGGGAGCAGTACGACCACATCATTCTCAACAACACCGTCCAGCGCCCCGGCGGCGACGCCGCCGTGGTGCGCATCGAGAACGGCCCCAAGGCCCTGGCCATGGCCACCGACGTGACGCCGCGCTATTGCGAGGCGGACCCGTTCGAAGGCGGCAAGCAGGCGGTTGCGGAAGTCTGGCGCAATATCACAGCCGTTGGCGCCAAGCCCTTGGCATTGACCGACAATCTGAACTTCGGCAATCCCGAGAAGCCGGAGATCATGGGCCAGTTGGTCGGCTGCATCAAAGGCATCGCCGAGGCCGCCCGCGAGCTCGACTTCCCGGTCGTGTCCGGCAATGTCAGCCTCTATAACGAGACCAATGGCCGGGCCATCCTGCCGACCCCGACCATTGGCGGTGTCGGCGTGCTCGATGATATCGAGCAGATGGCGACCCTCGCCTTCAAGGACACCGGCGAGGTCATCTTCGTCATTGGCGAGACCACCGGGTGGCTCGGCCAGTCGGCGTTCCTCACCGAGATCCTCGACCGCGAGGACGGCGCACCGCCGCCGGTCGATCTCGCCAAGGAGCGCAAGCATGGCGAATTCGTCCGCGGCCTGATCGCCGACGGCCTGGTCACCGCGGTGCACGACGTCTCCGACGGCGGCCTGCTGGTGGCGGTCGCCGAGATGGCGATGGCCTCGGGCATCGGCGCCAGCCTCGTTGCGCCGCCGGCGGACATTCGGGCGCACGCCTACTGGTTCGGCGAGGACCAGGCTCGCTACATCGTCACCACCGGGTCGAAGTCGGCGGTGCTGAAGCGCGCCGAGGCGGCGGGAATTCCCATCGCCAAGCTCGGCGTCACCGGCGGCGACCGATTGAATCTGCCGGGCGAACGCCCAATTATAGTCGAAGCGCTGCGCGAGCGGCATGAAGCCTGGCTGCCCATCTATATGGGCGCGGGCCGGATGTGA
- a CDS encoding DUF1232 domain-containing protein: protein MSWLANSKAWARGIKRDVHALYLSARDPRTPWHAKAVAAAVAAYALSPIDLIPDFIPILGYLDDIVIVPLGILLAIRLIPEEIMAEHRATAAAAAQRPVSRAAAAAIIGLWSLTVALLCLWAWRRMG, encoded by the coding sequence ATGTCGTGGTTGGCGAACAGCAAGGCGTGGGCGCGTGGCATCAAGCGGGATGTGCACGCGCTCTATTTGTCGGCGCGCGATCCGCGCACGCCCTGGCACGCGAAAGCCGTCGCCGCGGCGGTCGCGGCCTATGCGCTTTCGCCGATCGACCTGATCCCCGACTTCATCCCGATCCTCGGCTATCTCGACGATATCGTTATCGTGCCGCTGGGCATCCTGCTGGCGATCCGGCTGATCCCCGAGGAGATCATGGCGGAGCATCGCGCCACGGCCGCTGCGGCGGCGCAACGCCCCGTCAGCCGCGCCGCCGCAGCGGCGATCATCGGCCTGTGGAGCCTGACCGTCGCACTGCTGTGCCTCTGGGCTTGGCGGCGCATGGGCTGA
- the purB gene encoding adenylosuccinate lyase, translating into MIPRYTRPEMAAIWEPQTRFRIWFEIEAHATDALAELGVVPKEAAAKIWAMARDAEFDVGRIDAIEAEVKHDVIAFLTHLAEIVGPEARFVHQGMTSSDVLDTCLSVQLARAADILLKDIDRLLTALEKRAFEHKMTPTIGRSHGIHAEPTTFGLKLAQAYAEFQRNRARLVAARADIATCAISGAVGTFAQIEPFVEKHVAEKMGLTVEPVSTQVIPRDRHAMFFATLGVIASSMERVATEIRHLQRTEVLEAEEFFSEGQKGSSAMPHKRNPVLTENITGLARLVRGMVTPALENVALWHERDISHSSVERMIGPDATVTLDFALNRLAGVIEKLVVYPANMQKNLDRLGGLVHSQRVLLALTQKGASREDAYRLVQRNAMPVWRGEGEFQALLTADPDVRKYLSAEEIAEKFDLGYHLKHVDTIFRRVFGRS; encoded by the coding sequence GTGATCCCGCGCTATACACGTCCTGAGATGGCCGCCATCTGGGAGCCGCAGACCCGCTTCCGCATCTGGTTCGAGATCGAGGCGCACGCCACCGATGCGCTGGCCGAGCTCGGCGTGGTGCCGAAGGAGGCGGCGGCGAAGATCTGGGCGATGGCCAGGGATGCCGAGTTCGACGTCGGCCGCATCGACGCCATCGAGGCCGAGGTGAAGCACGACGTCATCGCCTTCCTGACCCATCTCGCCGAGATCGTCGGGCCGGAAGCGCGCTTCGTCCATCAGGGCATGACCTCCTCCGACGTGCTCGACACCTGCCTCTCTGTGCAGCTTGCCCGCGCCGCCGACATCCTCCTCAAGGATATCGATCGGCTGCTGACGGCGCTTGAGAAGCGGGCCTTCGAGCACAAGATGACGCCGACCATCGGCCGCTCGCACGGCATCCATGCCGAGCCGACCACATTCGGCCTCAAGCTGGCGCAGGCCTATGCCGAGTTTCAGCGCAACCGCGCCCGCCTAGTCGCGGCGCGTGCCGACATCGCCACCTGCGCGATCTCCGGCGCGGTCGGCACCTTTGCGCAGATCGAACCCTTCGTTGAGAAGCATGTTGCGGAGAAAATGGGGCTCACCGTCGAGCCGGTCTCGACCCAGGTGATTCCGCGCGACCGCCACGCCATGTTCTTCGCCACGCTGGGCGTCATCGCCTCATCGATGGAGCGCGTGGCCACCGAGATCCGCCATCTCCAGCGCACCGAGGTTTTGGAGGCGGAGGAATTTTTCTCGGAGGGCCAGAAGGGCTCCTCCGCCATGCCGCACAAGCGCAACCCGGTGCTCACCGAGAACATCACCGGCCTCGCCCGACTGGTGCGCGGCATGGTCACGCCGGCGCTGGAGAATGTCGCGCTCTGGCACGAGCGTGACATCTCGCACTCCTCCGTCGAGCGGATGATCGGACCGGATGCCACGGTAACGCTCGACTTCGCACTGAACCGGCTTGCCGGTGTCATCGAGAAGCTGGTGGTCTATCCCGCCAATATGCAGAAGAACCTCGACCGGCTCGGCGGCCTCGTGCACTCGCAGCGCGTGCTGCTGGCGCTGACGCAGAAGGGCGCCTCGCGCGAGGACGCCTATCGGCTGGTGCAGCGCAACGCCATGCCGGTCTGGCGCGGCGAAGGCGAATTCCAGGCATTGCTGACCGCCGACCCGGACGTACGCAAATACCTGAGCGCCGAGGAGATCGCCGAGAAGTTCGACCTCGGCTATCACCTCAAGCACGTCGACACCATCTTCCGCCGGGTGTTCGGGCGAAGCTAA